The following DNA comes from Brassica oleracea var. oleracea cultivar TO1000 chromosome C5, BOL, whole genome shotgun sequence.
ACTTGGTGAGGTCCTGCTTCTATATCTAGCAGTCTCCGAAAACGCCGCGCGCGCCGTCCTAGTACGCGAGGATGGAAGCAAGCAGCTACTAATCTATTATGTAAGTAAGGCACTCCTGGACGCGGAAACCCGCTATAGCCATCTAGAGAAGCTGGCCTTAGCCCTGGCAACAAACAACGAAAGCGAGTACGAGGCTCTAATCGCAGGACTAACTCTCGCCCACCAAATGGGGGCAGAAAACATCCAGGTCTTCGTTGACTCGCAGCTGATAATCAACCAAGTACATGGAGAGTACCAAGCAAAAGACGACAGCATGATCCAATATATGGCGGTCGCCCAACGGCTGATTAAAAAGTTCAAGAGTTGCAAGCTCACTCAAATCCTCCGGGAACAAAACTCGCAAGCCGATTCCCTGGCAAATCTGGGGTCCGCTATTTCCGAATATGGAAGAGTTCAACCTACTCCAACCGACTAAGGCCCACCTTAAGAGGACTATATAAAGGGAACCTAAACCCTAAAGCAAGGGATCGACACTTCGAGACTTAGAGATTATAGCTAGGCGGCTAGAACTAGGGTTCATACACCAATCATTGAAGTGCCGGCTTTTTCTATCTAATAAAACATCTCTTCAAGTCTATTTCTCTCAAACACATACAAAATCAATAGAATAACTAGCCTTGTCCATCGTTCCGTGGTACTCACAAAGATCCTACACAAAAATCCCCTAACAGCTTGGCGCTAGAAGGAGGGGAGTAATCTAAACTACGTGATAATGGCGGTGGGCGAGCAGGACGAGCTACCCGAAGCTACCTAGAGAGAAGCTGAACTCCAGAGGCAAATCGATGATCTGCAAGGTCAAGTAACTGGGTTGTGTAGAACTCGGGAGGAGACAAATCCCGAGCTTTCCTCGGAGTTCCAGATCCTAAAGAAGAAGCTCAACGAACACTCCAAGTAACTAGAGCAGAGCGCGGAGAAGCTCAGCCAGCTCGAATCAAAGAATCCTACCCTCCGAGATGAGAACCAAGCCCTCAACACGGTAAGTAACAAGAAACCTCGATTCTGGACTCAGATTCTCCCCATGCCGACTCTGGAGACACCTAACTCCGGGACAGGCGCGAATCTCCCAACTACGGCGCCATGAGGAGACACATCAACGCGTGAAAAGGCTAAGGATGCTCAGACCTACGACGTGGAAGACATCGAATCGGAGCCCGAACCCGATAAAGAAGCACCTGACGGAGCAGCGAGAGCGGAGTCTCCTATGATCGCTCACCTTCACCAGATGTTCTTCGAGAGGCTCGACGCCATCCAGTCCATGGTAGAGAGGCTCCCAGGGGTAGCTCCCCCCATCCGGAAGAGCAATCCTGACTCCTACGCCGACACTCCCTTCACGGATGAGATCACCTTGATTGAGATGCCCAAGAAGTTCTCGTTCCCAAGCATAAAGGCGTATGATGGCACCACTGATCCTGATGACCACGTCGCCCAGTACAAGCAAAGGATGCTCGCCGTAGCACTCCCAAAGGGGTCGTGCGAAGCTACAATGTGCAAAGGTTCGGCTCCACCCCGACCGGACTTGCTCTGCAATGGTATATCAACTTACCCTCCAGGTCCATAGCTTCCTTCGCGGTTCTCAGCGACAAGTTCGTGGAGCAATTCCACAGCAGCAGGGACCTGGAGAAAACCTCCGACAGCCTCTAAGAAATCCTCCAGCACCAAGCGGAACCCCTGCGAGGCTACATAGCCCGCTTCAATCAAGAGAAGGTGGCTATCCCCGAATGCAGTATCCCCACTGCTATCTCTGCCTTTAAGAGAGGCCTGCTCTCCGACGGAGACCTCTACAAGGAGCTGACAAAATACCAGTGCAAGACCATGGAAGACGTCCTATCTCGAGCCTGGGCGCATGTAAAATGGGAGGAAGACTTCGCCAGCCGCGCCAAAGCGCAACAAAAGTAAGATCCCAAGACAATCAGACAAGACCGAACCGAGCAAGACGAGAAACCCTCTCAAAGACCAGCCAGGAACTCCGGAAATCAAAACCGGGGTTGATACTAGAACCGGCCGATCGAGAAGGCAGAAGGGATGGCAGTGTCCACGTGGCCAGACATCTCTCACCTCTCCGTCTCAAGGCCGGAGCTGATCAATGTTCTGTGGCAGATGGGCCAACAGGTCAAGTGGCCTCAGAAGATGAAAGCACTCGAGTCTTTCCAGAACCCTGGTTTCTGGTGCGACTTCCACCGAGACCACGGTCACAAAACAGAGGAATGCGTCGCACTAAAGATCGAGGTCAACGAGCTGCTTAAAAAAGGACACCTCAGGGAGTTCCTTTTCGAGAAGGCCAAGAGCCATCTAGGCAAGGAGAAAACGGGCAAGCCCACTGAAGCTACTCCCGTCTCGCCACCGTGACAGGACCGAGTGATCCATGTCATATCGGGCGGTTTGGAAATTAGCAGCATTAGCCATGCAGCCGCGAGGAAAAGCACCTGGAACGCTAAGCACAGCCTAGAGGCAGTTAAGCCAAAACGCCTGCTCCTAGGAACAGACAAAATAAGCTTCACGGCCAAGGAACAGGAGAAACTTCCCACTGCGCATCACGACGCCCTAGTCATATCGCTCACTATAGCGAATTGCCTGGTAAAAAGGATACTGGTAGATAATGGAAGCTCCGGCAACATCATCTTCTAGGCCGCATACAAAGACCTGGGGCTGGAAGAAAGCGCCCTAACACGGAGGATAACCCCCCTTATAGGGTTCAGCGGAGAAGTCAAACAAACCGCCGAAAACGCCTGCTCCTAGGAACAGACAAAATAAGCTTCACGGCCAAGGAACAGGAGAAACTTCCCACTGCGCATCACGACGCCCTAGTCATATCGCTCACTATAGCGAATTGCCTGGTAAAAAGGATACTGGTAGATAATGGAAGCTCCGGCAACATCATCTTCTAGGCCGCATACAAAGACCTGGGGCTGGAAGAAAGCGCCCTAACACGGAGGATAACCCCCCTTATAGGGTTCAGCGGAGAAGTCAAACAAACCGCCGGGGAAGTAACCCTCCCCGTATACGCCGAAGGAGTCAACATGTCAACCAAGTTCCTCGTTGTTGACTGCGACTCGTCTTACAACATGATCCTAGGACGACCCTGGATTCACGGCATGGGGGCCGTCCCCTCGACTCTTCACCAAATGGTGAAATTCCTTACACCCTGGGGCATAAAGGCAATCAGAGGGGATCAGGAGTATTCCCGCTCCTGCTACCAGACCACTCTGAAAGGAAAGACCAAGGTCTTAGAGCAATTACAAATTAAGCCTCCGGCTCATCACATCAAGGAACCGGAGGTAGAGGAAAGGGACGACATGCCATTAACTGAAGGAGATCAGACCCGACACCTCATGATCGGCTCCAAGCTGACCGAAGGATTGAGAAGAAGACTGATAGACTTCCTCAGGTCCAAGTCTGACTGCTTCACTTGGTCCCACGCAGATATGTCTGGGATCAATCCAGAAATCATCATGCACAAGCTGCAAGTGGACCCCCTACATCAACCCGTCAAACAAAAGAGAAGGAAGTTTGCCCCCGAGAGAGACTCCATCATAAAAGATGAAGTCAAAAGCCTGCTTGGCGCGGGGTTCATTCATGAGGTGCAATACCCATAGTGGCTAGCTAACGTCGTCGTGGTCAAGAAAAAGAACGGGAAGTGGAGAGTCTGCATCGACTTCACGGACCTCAACAAGTCATGTCCAAAGGACCCCTTCCCGCTACCTCAAATCGACAAGATGGTGGACACCACCGCGGGGCACCAGCTGATGAGCTTCATGGGTGCGTTCTCCGGCTACAATCAGATACTTATGCTTCCGGAAGAACAGGAGAAAACATCCTTCATGACTTCCAGAGGGATCTACTGCTACAAGGTTATGCCCTTCGGCCTAAAAAATGCAGGATCAACGGCTGGTGAACATGATGTTCGTGGACCAAATCGGGAGAACCATGAAGGTCTACATCGATGACATTCTGGTCAAGTCCATGGAGGCGGAAGACCACATATCTCACCTGCAGCAAGCCTTCCCCACCCTCAGGAAGTATAACATGAAGCTCAATCCGGCTAAATGCTCATTCGGGGCCAGTTCTGGTAAATTCCTCAGGTACATTGTAACCCATCGGGGCATCGAGGCCAACCCGAAGCAAATCAGAGCCATTCATTCAATCCCTTCCCTGAAGAAAGTTAAGGAGGTTCAAAAGCTAACGGGAAGGATGGCGGCCTTGAGCAGATTCATCTCCTGATTCTCCGACAAATCTCATGCCTTCTTCGGAACCCTCATGAATCTGAAGGACTTCCAGTGGACGGGAGAGTGCGAATCTACTCTCCAAGAGCTAAAGTCATATCTCACCACTCCTCCTTTCCTATCCAAGCCACTGCTCGGTGAGGTCCTACTGTTATATCTAGCAGTCTCCGAACACGCCGTGAGCGCCGTCCTAGCTCGCGAGGAGGGAAACAAGCAGCCATAAATCTATTACGTAAGCAAGGCTCTCCTGGATACGGAGACCTGCTATAGCCATCTAGAGAAGCTGGCCTTAGCCCTGATAGTCTCCGCTCGCAAGCTCCGACTCTACTTCCAGGCTCATCCAATCGTGGTCGTTACCTCCTTCCCTGTAAAGTTGGTCCTCCACAAACCAGAAGTCTCCAGACGCCTAGCCAAATGGGCCGTGGAACTAGGGGAGTACGACGTAATATTTCGACCCGCCACAGCTATAAAGTCAGTGGTCCTAGCAGACTTCGTGGCTGATTTCTCCCCTGCCTTGCTCCTAGCTTTAAAGCAGGAGGTACGCCTCCAAGGCGAAACTAAGAAAGAGGGAGAATGGATCCTGCACGTTGATGGATCCAGTAATGTCAGAGGAGCTGGAGTGGAGATAGTGCTTACATTGCCAATGGGGAACATAGCCTCAAGGGCCGTGAGATGAAACTTCAAAGCAACCAACAACGAAAGCGAGTATGAGGCCCTAATCGTAGGTCTAACCCTCGCCCAATAAATGGCGGCAGAGAACATCCAGGTCTTCGGCGACTCCCAGCTGATAATCAACCAGGTACATGTAGAGTACTGTTTGAACCGAAAACGGTGTGTTTGTCGGATTCATACAATGGAGAATTTAAGAAATAGATTTCTTAGATTCTTGAGGCTTAAGAGAAATCAACATAGAATCAAATGGAAAATGAACATCAAAAAGAGTTTATTGATCAAAGATTGTATTACAAGTATGATTACAATTATAAAGCAAATTTAAGAATTCATAAACTCTATATAAGAAGTGTTCTAAAATGGAAGAACAGAGTGATCTTTTGTAATAAGGAGGTAGCTCCTTATTTATAGGCGAAAGATGTCTAGGGTTTCATAACGAATTGGGCCTAATTCAATGTCAAATTGGCCTAATCCACACCCAACAGCCCCCCCCCCCCCCCCCCAAGTTCGTTGAGAGAGACGAAATCGATCTTTGCGAATTTTACGAATAGGGTTTACTAGACAATTAACTAGGCGCATTCATGCCTATGATGATTTAGGCGAGTTTAGATTGAACTTGTGCCTAGTAAAAGGTGAGTTTGCATTAAACTCGTGCTTAGTGAAAAACGAGTTTACTGGACTCTTGCCGAGAGAAAGGTGAGTTTACTGAGAACTCGTGCCTAGTAGAAGGAGAGTTTCTGTAAACTCATGCCTAGCCAAGGGCGAGTTTTGTAAACTCATGTCTAACAATAAGCGAGTCGACCGCAAACTCGTGCCTAATAAAAAGCAAGTTCAATTTAAACTCGTGCCTAAAATACATGTTTTCCGAACTATTGCCGACCCAAAGTCTCGTGTTGAGATCGTGTGTGCCGAGCAAGTTGTTTGCGTGTATGTTCGTCAGGCTATGATAACGCTGAGAAACGTGCTGGTTTGTATCGCTTGTATTGCTTCTGACAAGCTCGTAGCTGAGAGCCATCTTTCGAAGCATGAGGACATGATGGTGGCAAAACGATCTCTGGTTCACAAAGGCATGGTCATGATTAGATTAATATAAAAAACCAAAAGAAAAACCAAGTTTTTTCTAACATTAAGCAAGAGGTGAAACTTGTTTTTACTTAATGCTCGTATGAGTTGCATATGATTGCAATAATAGATTATTTACTAAGCAATATGCAAAGGTTGTGTTTGATTGCAAACGATGAAGCAATTGAAGCTAGTTATCTCATGAAGGTTATTAGACACTTATCTTTGAAATGGATGATCATGAGCTGAGCATAAAGAGAGACCGAGCTTGTCATGGTCTATCAAACGTTCCTCTGTTTTCTTCTATTCCTTTCAGAGCTTGAATGCTTTTAGCAGTGGAGCTGTCTGTCGAAAACGTGGACAGTGCTCGGGCCAAGCAAGTGAACCTTCAAGCTTCTTGCTCTTGCCAAGCAAGTGAACCAATTGAACCTTCTTCTTGTCATGGAGGAACTCTCCTCCTATTCCCTCGCTCGTGCCAAGCAAGTGATGACCGTCCCGAGTACTGGGCGAGTCTTTGAGACTGAGCACAAGATGGTTGTGGTGACGAGGAGCGGAGCTTGAGATGACAGAGAGATGCAGAGCTGGTTACTTCAATTACTCGGAAATGGTGGTAATGGAGCTTGAACTCAACACTCATCTCCTTCTCGGAAGCTTCTCTGACTTCATCATACGTGGGCTTTGATGAAGGTGTGGTGACTGATGTCATTTCGTCAGATTCTTCATAAACCATGAAGATGAAGCGATCAATCAACGAAGCCGCTGGATCCACATCTTGGAATTCACTCGGTGCCAAGAAGTATGTTTTCCTCACTGAGGGTCAAACTCGAAGAGTTAGCTCTCACTTCCAAGGCGTCACATGATTGCTACTGTCCGAGAAGCCAAGCTTAATGACGGGTTGGAAGGCGTTTTGAGCGGTGAACAATCTTGTGAACTCAAGTGGGATCATAACATGGCAGTATTAAGCTGGAGCACGCCTTGTAAGGTGTCGCAGTCTTCAGTCCCACAAAGCGAGTCATGGCGAGAAGAAGCTGCTCGACTTTGGAGCTCAATTCAGTAAGAGTAGATCTTTGAAAAAAATAGCTCAAGTCGTCAATAAGCTGTCCTTGATGGAGCTTGAAAGATCAAGTTTTGAGCTTTGCCAAGAACAAGTCTTGAGCTTCGTTGTAATTTTCACAAGAGATCAAGTCTTCAGCTTGGTTGAGATGGCGAGATATCCAGAGATGCCGAGCCTGTGATGAGATGGTGATGAGCTCTGTGTATCAAGTGGTTGTTCATCTGACCAGACAAGCAGATGGCGAACATAAACTTATCTGGCCTCGACTTCCACTGAATCGCCTTCCTCCTAATCAACTTCTGATCGACTCTCCGGCAAAGAACGAGGCTCTCGGTTGATGCAGTGACAGTAACGCGTTCTGTGACATCTGTCGGACGCGAGAGGACTTCATGCCTGAGATCGATAGAGTTCGGTTCCAGAGAGAGGAGAGATCGGTTTCTGAAGATGGAGGGCTCCAGGATCCGGTTCGTGAGGTTGGGCTTGGAGCTTCGTCGAGTAGGTTTTGGAGATCGTCTTCTTCATTAGGCGATGAGTGTTTTTTTTTTCATCGTGGTTTTGGAGACTCATCTTCTTCCATAGTGGCCGTTAGTTTCTTCACCATTAGGTTTGATGACATGGAGAAGATCACCACTGTCTCGTGTGTGGCTCCGTCGTCGTTGCAGTGTGCCAAGTATGCAACTAGCAGCCATTGATGAAGCCTGAGCCAAGTCGGTATCTAGCCATTCCTGAGATGACGAGGTGATTGGTTCAGGATCCCTCTTTTCTTCTCCTTTTGTCTTGAGCCCTTACGATACATAGACAGCTTGTGACAACAGCGAAGAGATTGCTTCACCGGAATCCTCCACAAAAAGCTAAACCCAGAACACGTCTTCCTTTGTCGAAGCCTCTTCCATTACTGGGCACGAGCTTTGTCGTCGAATTAAACAGACACGATGTTGTCGTCTCTCCTGTTGTCTCCGAGCTCTTCGCGACTCTCACTTGACCTTGAAAGACCCAGTTCATCACAACACATCTGGGGATATCGTGTTTCACGGACTTGGAAGAAGCTCGAGCAGTCCGAGAAGAGCAGTCCCAGAAGTTTCACCGGCGGACCGAGACAAGATCAAGCTCGTGATCTTCGCCGAGATTAATTCCCGAGCTTTGTTGCAATCATTATGAACCAAAGAATGAGACGGCAAGCTGAGAATCTTCGGTTCGTTGGTGACATCAACAGCAAGTTTTCGAAGAAAGCTTCGTCCTTTCTCTAGACTCGTGTTTTTCCAGATCTTCTATCCTTTGGAATCAAAGAAGAAAGAATCGATTTTGGATTATTTTTTTTTAAACCTAGATCTAGGGTTTTTCCAAGTTTGATATGCCTTGAAGATAGTTTTCTTTGGACCCCTCCTTCTAGCGCCAACTGTTTGAACCAAAAATGGTGTGTTTGTCGGATTTATAAAATGAAGAATTTAAGAAATAGATTTCTTAGATTCTTGAGGCTTAAGAGAAATCAACATAGAATCAAATGGAAAATGAACATCAAAAAGATTTTATTGATCAAAGATTGTATTACAAGTATGATTACAATTGTAAAGTAAGTTTAAGAATCAATAAACTCTTTATAAAAAGTGTTCTAGAATGGAAGAACAAAGAGATCTTTTTTAATAAAGAGGTCGCTCCATATTTATAGGAGAAAGATGTCTAGGGTTTCATAATGAATTGGGCCTAATCCAATGTCTAATGGGACTTGAAGGATGATGTAAATCCACCCCAACAAGTACCAAGCAAAAGACGACAGCATGATCCAGTATTTGGCGGTCGTTCAGTGACTAATCAAGAAGTTCAAGAGCTGCAAGCTCACTCAAATCCCCCGGGAACAAAACTCACAAGTTGATGCCATAGCTAATCTAGGGTCAACCCTCGAAACAAAGAGCCAGGTGAGTATCCCCTTGCTCGTGCTTCAATGGCCAGCCACCCTGGAGGAACCCCCGTCAAAGGAGGTCTCAGCTGTTGAAGAAGGCGAAACCTGGATGACCCCCTTAGTCCGGTACCTGGAGGCCAACATTCTCTCGGAAGAACGCAACAAGGCCATGAAGATCAAGAAGCCAGCCGCAAGGTATTGTATCTCCCCGGAGAAGCTGTACCAGACATCTTTCTCTGGCCCGTACCTAAGGTGTGTCACACCCCGAGAGGCCGCTAGAATCCTTGTAGAACTACATGAAGGAAATTGTGGATCCCACTCTAGCGGCATAAGCCTGGTGCTCAGAGCCAGAAGGGCCGGTTACTACTGGCCCACGATGGCCGCCGACGCCGACAGACAAGTCAAGCACTGCAACCAATGCCAAAGGCACACTCCAGTTTCCAAGCTTCCCCCGGAGAACCTCAAGTCCATAAGCTCACCATGGCCCTTCAGAAAGTGTGGCATGGATATAGTAGGGAAATTCCCTATGGCGCCGGGGCAGAAGGTCTTCCTTCTGATAGTCACTGACTACTTCTCCAAGTGGGTCGAAGCAGAAGCGCTCAGCC
Coding sequences within:
- the LOC106344977 gene encoding uncharacterized protein LOC106344977, whose product is MNLKDFQWTGECESTLQELKSYLTTPPFLSKPLLGETCYSHLEKLALALIVSARKLRLYFQAHPIVVVTSFPVKLVLHKPEVSRRLAKWAVELGEYDVIFRPATAIKSVVLADFVADFSPALLLALKQEVRLQGETKKEGEWILHVDGSSNVRGAGVEIVLTLPMGNIASRAVR